From Streptomyces sp. NBC_00775, one genomic window encodes:
- the ilvN gene encoding acetolactate synthase small subunit: MSKHTLSVLVENKPGVLARITALFSRRGFNIDSLAVGVTEHPEISRITIVVNVIEALPLEQVTKQLNKLVNVLKIVELEPASAVQRELVLVKVRADNETRSQIVEIVQLFRAKTVDVSPEAVTIEATGGSDKLEAMLKMLEPFGIKELVQSGTIAIGRGARSITDRSLRALDRSA; encoded by the coding sequence ATGTCCAAGCACACGCTCTCCGTCCTGGTCGAGAACAAGCCCGGTGTCCTCGCCCGGATCACCGCCCTGTTCTCGCGCCGCGGCTTCAACATCGACTCGCTCGCGGTCGGTGTCACCGAGCACCCCGAGATCTCCCGCATCACCATCGTGGTGAACGTGATCGAGGCACTCCCGCTCGAACAGGTCACCAAGCAGCTCAACAAGCTCGTCAACGTCCTGAAGATCGTCGAGCTGGAGCCGGCCTCGGCGGTTCAGCGCGAACTCGTTCTGGTGAAGGTGCGCGCCGACAACGAGACGCGCTCCCAGATCGTCGAGATCGTCCAGCTGTTCCGCGCCAAGACCGTGGACGTCTCCCCGGAGGCCGTCACCATCGAGGCCACCGGCGGCAGCGACAAGCTGGAGGCCATGCTCAAGATGCTGGAGCCGTTCGGCATCAAGGAGCTCGTCCAGTCCGGCACGATCGCGATCGGACGCGGGGCGCGTTCGATCACGGACCGGTCGCTGCGCGCGCTGGACCGATCGGCCTGA
- a CDS encoding helix-turn-helix transcriptional regulator, with amino-acid sequence MAQIFGTPFIGREDELARLTGVLERARAGDPRAVLVGGDAGVGKTRTLAEAATQAAATGMTVLTGHCVDLGDVGLPYLPFTEILGVLAADDRFAPAFAAHPAVDRLLGSGTGTGPDPGSRLQLFEGMASLLADLADITPLLLILEDLHWADQSSRDLLRFLLSRGLLQRQGPGAPARRLAVFASYRADDLHRRHPLRPLLAELIRLPAVDRVELRPMADAEVARLVRALGTDPLPDATVRRIVDRAEGNAFYAEELLAALPGDFDPASPAMPSGLADVLLIRIEQLSETAQQVLRTAAVAGRRVEHGLLRDAVQLPEDELESALREAVGRQLLVPDEEATYSFRHALTREAVYADLLPGERVRLHGAFARLLAGHSRSAERAAERAHHSRESHDLADALTASLEASDHAQRVGAPAEELRHLETALELWPAVDAAARPEDGDSVTLTLRASAAAARAGETHRAVHLTRAALARAGSDADSELAARVRYTLAGNLMRIDNLTAAFTYSSEALAMIPAEPPSYTWVWAAATHVMAARYVGHDEDAERVARQALRTAEELRLADAQADLMISLVGLEAHNRRTPQGRDRLRAARELARGAGNIPVEMRALYNLAVGCYESGDLDECLTSLTDGLDRARRAGLLSSPYALELRYLQSLVLYTLGRWDECARAAAADAERLPAAGGFATGPALYVALARGDQDAADRARALLDGPFDWMATLVAGIVLTDDAAVRGDAEGAVEWVRGTIARITGDTATDRPDVGVRLAALALSAVADTAVELRLTGDEAGARRWADTATELVEVARATAAKGEDGSRQGPEGLAWLARAEAEWLRARSGPDVAAWEKAVAAFGYGDPYELARCGRRLAEALLAADRRTEAAERARAARDTAVRLGAVPLREALDALIRRGRLDAAPSGAERIPVLTAREGDVLRLLARGRTNRQIGEELFITGKTASVHVSNILAKLGAASRTEAVAIAYREGLVEPGAPAST; translated from the coding sequence GTGGCACAGATATTCGGTACGCCGTTCATCGGCCGGGAGGACGAACTCGCCCGGCTCACCGGCGTGCTGGAGCGGGCCCGGGCCGGCGACCCCCGCGCCGTCCTGGTCGGGGGCGACGCCGGCGTCGGCAAGACCCGCACGCTGGCGGAGGCCGCCACCCAGGCCGCGGCCACCGGCATGACGGTCCTCACCGGCCACTGTGTGGACCTGGGCGACGTGGGCCTGCCGTACCTGCCGTTCACGGAGATCCTCGGCGTCCTGGCCGCCGACGACCGGTTCGCCCCCGCCTTCGCGGCGCACCCGGCCGTGGACCGCCTCCTCGGCAGCGGCACCGGCACCGGGCCGGACCCGGGCAGCCGGCTGCAACTCTTCGAGGGCATGGCCAGTCTCCTCGCCGACCTCGCCGACATCACCCCACTCCTGCTGATCCTCGAAGACCTCCACTGGGCTGACCAGTCCTCCCGGGACCTGCTCCGTTTCCTGCTCAGCCGCGGCCTCCTCCAGCGCCAGGGACCCGGCGCCCCCGCGCGCCGCCTGGCGGTCTTCGCCTCGTACCGCGCGGACGACCTGCACCGCCGCCACCCCCTGCGTCCTCTCCTCGCCGAGCTGATCCGGCTGCCCGCCGTCGACCGGGTGGAGCTGCGGCCGATGGCGGACGCCGAAGTGGCCCGTCTCGTACGGGCGTTGGGCACGGACCCGCTGCCGGACGCCACGGTCCGCCGTATCGTCGACCGCGCCGAGGGCAACGCCTTCTACGCGGAGGAGCTGCTCGCCGCCCTGCCCGGCGACTTCGACCCGGCCTCGCCCGCCATGCCGAGCGGCCTGGCCGACGTCCTCCTCATCCGCATCGAGCAGCTCTCCGAGACCGCCCAGCAGGTGCTGCGCACGGCCGCCGTCGCCGGGCGCCGCGTCGAGCACGGCCTGCTGCGTGACGCCGTACAACTGCCGGAGGACGAGCTGGAGTCGGCGCTGCGCGAGGCCGTCGGCCGGCAGCTGCTGGTTCCCGACGAGGAGGCCACGTACTCGTTCCGGCACGCCCTCACCCGCGAGGCGGTGTACGCCGATCTGCTGCCCGGCGAGCGGGTCAGACTGCACGGGGCGTTCGCCAGACTCCTTGCCGGGCACAGCCGTTCGGCGGAGCGCGCGGCGGAGCGGGCCCATCACTCGCGCGAGAGCCACGACCTCGCCGACGCGCTCACGGCCTCGCTCGAAGCCTCCGACCACGCCCAGCGCGTCGGCGCCCCCGCCGAGGAGCTGCGCCACCTGGAGACGGCACTTGAGCTGTGGCCCGCGGTGGACGCCGCCGCCCGCCCCGAGGACGGCGACTCGGTGACCCTCACCCTGCGCGCCTCCGCGGCCGCCGCGCGCGCCGGCGAGACCCACCGGGCGGTCCACCTCACCCGCGCCGCCCTCGCCAGGGCCGGCTCGGACGCGGACTCCGAACTCGCCGCCCGCGTCCGCTACACGCTCGCGGGCAACCTGATGCGCATCGACAATCTGACGGCCGCGTTCACGTACAGCAGCGAGGCGCTCGCCATGATCCCCGCCGAGCCCCCGTCGTACACCTGGGTGTGGGCGGCGGCGACCCACGTCATGGCGGCGCGGTATGTGGGGCACGACGAGGACGCCGAGCGGGTCGCCCGGCAGGCGCTGCGCACCGCCGAGGAGCTCCGGCTGGCCGACGCCCAGGCCGACTTGATGATCTCCCTGGTCGGCCTGGAAGCGCACAACCGGCGTACGCCGCAGGGCCGGGACCGGCTGCGGGCGGCCCGCGAGCTGGCCCGGGGCGCCGGCAACATCCCGGTCGAGATGCGCGCGCTCTACAACCTGGCCGTCGGGTGCTACGAATCCGGTGACCTCGACGAGTGTCTGACCTCGCTCACCGACGGCCTGGACCGCGCCCGCCGCGCCGGTCTCCTCTCCTCGCCGTACGCCCTGGAGCTGCGCTACCTCCAGTCCCTGGTGCTCTACACGCTGGGCCGCTGGGACGAGTGCGCCCGGGCGGCCGCCGCGGACGCCGAACGGCTGCCCGCCGCGGGCGGGTTCGCGACCGGGCCCGCCCTGTATGTCGCCCTGGCACGCGGCGATCAGGATGCCGCCGACCGCGCCCGCGCCCTCCTCGACGGGCCGTTCGACTGGATGGCCACGCTCGTCGCGGGCATCGTGCTGACCGACGACGCCGCCGTACGAGGGGACGCCGAGGGCGCCGTCGAGTGGGTGCGCGGCACCATCGCGAGGATCACCGGCGACACGGCCACCGACCGGCCGGACGTCGGTGTGCGGCTCGCCGCGCTCGCCCTGTCCGCGGTCGCCGACACGGCCGTGGAGCTGCGGCTGACCGGCGACGAGGCGGGGGCGCGCCGCTGGGCCGACACCGCCACCGAGCTGGTGGAGGTGGCCCGGGCCACGGCGGCCAAGGGCGAGGACGGCTCGCGGCAGGGCCCGGAGGGGCTGGCGTGGCTGGCCCGCGCCGAGGCGGAGTGGCTGCGCGCGCGGTCGGGACCGGACGTGGCGGCCTGGGAGAAGGCCGTCGCCGCGTTCGGGTACGGCGATCCGTACGAGCTGGCGCGCTGCGGGCGACGGCTGGCCGAGGCGCTGTTGGCGGCGGACCGCCGCACGGAGGCGGCCGAGCGGGCGCGCGCGGCCCGCGACACCGCCGTGCGCCTCGGCGCGGTGCCGCTGCGCGAGGCCCTGGACGCCCTCATCCGGCGCGGGCGGCTCGACGCGGCGCCGTCCGGTGCGGAGCGGATTCCCGTACTGACCGCCCGGGAGGGCGATGTCCTGCGGTTGCTCGCCCGAGGGCGGACCAACCGTCAGATCGGCGAGGAGCTGTTCATCACGGGCAAGACGGCGAGCGTGCACGTGTCCAACATCCTGGCCAAGCTGGGGGCCGCGAGCCGCACGGAGGCCGTGGCCATCGCCTATCGCGAGGGCCTGGTCGAACCGGGGGCGCCGGCGTCCACGTGA
- a CDS encoding MFS transporter produces the protein MTKNSTNPTSSTPAPGTLAGRREWTALGVLMLPLLLVSMDVSVLYFAIPAISADLEPSGTQQLWIFDIYAFVLAGLLMTMGSLGDRIGRRKLLLFGAAAFGTASVIAAYANSAETLIAARALLGIGGATLMPSTMAIIRTMFTDPGQRAKAIGMWSGVMTGGIALGSVMSGVLVEYFWWGSVFLVNLPAMVLLLVLGPILLPESKNPEPGRFDLLSVPLSMAAVLPVIYGIKEIPSEGWNVRYVVSITVGLVFAVLFVHRQRTAKSPLISPALFRGHGFAPAVVLNLIASFGMLGSAYFTTQYLQSVLGKSSMEAALWALLPTVLVGVAAPVAAQLVQKGVHRAHVVSGGFVTAACGYGLLALAGTDSIWLVLAGAGVLASGIVTVMSQMMDLALGTVPVGNAGAASSLLETGAEFGGALGMAVLGSIGTAVYRHDIPSGAPAAAHETLGGALAVAQQLPGDAGQALATAAREAFTSGMQAAAVAGVILLLGAAALATATLRKVHVHEAEAPEGAESLV, from the coding sequence ATGACGAAGAACTCGACGAACCCGACGAGCTCCACCCCCGCCCCCGGCACCCTCGCCGGCCGCCGCGAATGGACCGCCCTCGGCGTCCTGATGCTTCCGCTGCTCCTGGTCTCGATGGACGTCTCGGTCCTCTACTTCGCGATCCCCGCGATCAGCGCGGACCTGGAGCCGAGCGGCACCCAGCAGCTCTGGATCTTCGACATCTACGCGTTCGTGCTCGCCGGTCTGCTGATGACGATGGGTTCGCTCGGCGACCGCATCGGCCGCCGCAAGCTCCTCCTCTTCGGCGCCGCCGCCTTCGGCACCGCCTCGGTGATAGCGGCGTACGCCAACAGCGCCGAGACACTCATCGCGGCCCGCGCGCTCCTCGGCATCGGCGGCGCGACCCTGATGCCGTCGACGATGGCGATCATCCGGACGATGTTCACGGACCCCGGTCAGCGCGCGAAGGCGATCGGTATGTGGTCCGGCGTCATGACCGGTGGTATCGCGCTCGGTTCGGTGATGAGCGGTGTCCTCGTCGAGTACTTCTGGTGGGGCTCGGTCTTCCTGGTCAACCTGCCCGCGATGGTGCTGCTGCTGGTCCTCGGCCCGATCCTGCTGCCCGAGTCCAAGAACCCGGAGCCCGGCCGCTTCGACCTGCTGAGCGTTCCGCTGTCGATGGCCGCGGTCCTGCCCGTCATCTACGGCATCAAGGAGATCCCCTCCGAGGGCTGGAACGTCCGGTACGTCGTCTCGATCACCGTCGGCCTGGTCTTCGCCGTCCTCTTCGTCCACCGCCAGCGCACCGCGAAGTCCCCGCTGATCTCCCCGGCCCTGTTCCGCGGCCACGGCTTCGCCCCTGCCGTCGTCCTCAACCTCATCGCTTCCTTCGGGATGCTGGGTTCGGCGTACTTCACCACCCAGTACCTCCAGTCCGTGCTCGGCAAGAGCTCCATGGAGGCCGCGCTGTGGGCGCTGCTCCCCACCGTGCTGGTCGGCGTGGCCGCTCCCGTCGCCGCGCAGCTCGTACAGAAGGGCGTGCACCGCGCCCACGTGGTCTCCGGCGGCTTCGTCACCGCCGCGTGCGGCTACGGGCTGCTGGCGCTCGCCGGCACCGACTCGATATGGCTCGTCCTGGCCGGCGCGGGCGTCCTCGCCTCGGGAATCGTCACCGTGATGTCCCAGATGATGGACCTGGCGCTGGGCACCGTTCCCGTCGGCAACGCGGGCGCCGCCTCCTCCCTGCTGGAGACGGGCGCGGAGTTCGGCGGCGCCCTGGGCATGGCCGTCCTCGGCTCCATCGGCACCGCGGTCTACCGCCACGACATCCCGTCCGGCGCCCCGGCCGCGGCCCACGAGACCCTCGGCGGCGCCCTGGCCGTCGCGCAGCAGCTGCCGGGCGACGCGGGTCAGGCGCTGGCGACGGCCGCGCGGGAGGCGTTCACCAGCGGCATGCAGGCCGCGGCCGTCGCGGGCGTGATTCTGTTGCTGGGCGCGGCGGCCCTGGCCACGGCGACGCTCCGCAAGGTGCACGTCCACGAGGCCGAGGCCCCGGAAGGCGCGGAGTCCCTCGTCTGA
- the ilvC gene encoding ketol-acid reductoisomerase — MAELFYDDDADLSIIQGRKVAVIGYGSQGHAHALSLRDSGVDVRVGLHEGSKSKAKAEEQGLRVVTPSEAAAEADVIMILVPDPIQAQVYEESIKDNLKDGDALFFGHGLNIRFGFIKPPAGIDVCMVAPKGPGHLVRRQYEEGRGVPCIAAVEQDATGSAFPLALSYAKGIGGTRAGVIKTTFTEETETDLFGEQAVLCGGTAALVKAGFETLTEAGYQPEIAYFECLHELKLIVDLMYEGGLEKMRWSVSETAEWGDYVTGPRIITDATKAEMKKVLAEIQDGTFAREWMAEYHGGLKKYNEYKSQDEKSLLETTGKELRKLMSWVNDEA; from the coding sequence GTGGCCGAGCTGTTCTACGACGACGACGCCGACCTGTCCATCATCCAGGGCCGCAAGGTCGCGGTCATCGGCTACGGCAGCCAGGGCCACGCCCACGCGCTGTCGCTGCGCGACTCGGGTGTGGACGTCCGCGTCGGTCTGCACGAGGGCTCCAAGTCCAAGGCGAAGGCCGAGGAGCAGGGCCTGCGCGTGGTGACGCCGTCGGAGGCCGCCGCCGAGGCCGACGTCATCATGATCCTGGTGCCGGACCCGATCCAGGCCCAGGTCTACGAGGAGTCCATCAAGGACAACCTGAAGGACGGCGACGCGCTGTTCTTCGGCCACGGCCTGAACATCCGCTTCGGCTTCATCAAGCCCCCGGCCGGCATCGACGTGTGCATGGTCGCCCCGAAGGGCCCGGGCCACCTGGTCCGCCGCCAGTACGAGGAGGGCCGCGGCGTTCCGTGCATCGCGGCCGTGGAGCAGGACGCGACCGGTTCCGCGTTCCCGCTGGCTCTGTCGTACGCCAAGGGCATCGGCGGCACCCGTGCCGGCGTCATCAAGACGACGTTCACCGAGGAGACCGAGACCGACCTGTTCGGTGAGCAGGCCGTCCTCTGTGGTGGTACGGCGGCGCTGGTCAAGGCGGGCTTCGAGACGCTGACCGAGGCCGGCTACCAGCCGGAGATCGCGTACTTCGAGTGCCTCCACGAGCTGAAGCTCATCGTCGACCTCATGTACGAGGGCGGCCTGGAGAAGATGCGCTGGTCGGTCTCCGAGACCGCCGAGTGGGGCGACTACGTCACCGGCCCGCGGATCATCACGGACGCCACCAAGGCCGAGATGAAGAAGGTCCTCGCCGAGATCCAGGACGGGACGTTCGCCCGCGAGTGGATGGCCGAGTACCACGGCGGTCTGAAGAAGTACAACGAGTACAAGAGCCAGGACGAGAAGAGCCTCCTGGAGACCACCGGCAAGGAGCTCCGCAAGCTCATGTCGTGGGTGAACGACGAGGCGTAA
- the serA gene encoding phosphoglycerate dehydrogenase, which yields MSSKPVVLIAEELSPATVDALGPDFEIRHCNGADRAELLPAIADVDAILIRSATKVDGEAVAAAKKLKVVARAGVGLDNVDVSAATKAGVMVVNAPTSNIVTAAELACGLLLATARHIPQANTALKNGEWKRSKYTGVELAEKTLGVVGLGRIGALVAQRMSAFGMKVVAYDPYVQPARAAQMGVKVLSLDELLEVSDFITVHLPKTPETLGLIGDEALHKVKPSVRIVNAARGGIVDEEALYSALKEGRVAGAGLDVYSKEPCTDSPLFELDEVVCTPHLGASTDEAQEKAGISVARSVRLALAGELVPDAVNVQGGVIAEDVKPGLPLAERLGRIFTALAGEVAVRLDVEVYGEITQHDVKVLELSALKGVFEDVVDETVSYVNAPLFAQERGVEVRLTTSSESPDHRNVVTVRGTLSDGQEVSVSGTLAGPKHLQKIVAVGDYDVDLALADHMVVLRYEDRPGVVGTVGRILGEAGINIAGMQVARAAAGGEALAVLTVDDTVPQAVLSEVAEEIGATSARSVNLV from the coding sequence GTGAGCTCGAAACCTGTCGTACTCATCGCTGAAGAGCTGTCGCCCGCGACCGTCGACGCCCTGGGCCCGGACTTCGAGATCCGGCACTGCAACGGCGCGGACCGCGCCGAGCTGCTGCCCGCGATCGCCGACGTCGACGCGATCCTGATCCGTTCGGCCACCAAGGTCGACGGCGAAGCCGTCGCCGCCGCCAAGAAGCTGAAGGTCGTCGCACGAGCCGGCGTCGGCCTGGACAACGTGGACGTCTCCGCCGCCACCAAGGCCGGCGTGATGGTCGTCAACGCCCCCACCTCCAACATCGTGACCGCGGCCGAGCTGGCCTGCGGTCTGCTGCTGGCCACCGCGCGCCACATCCCCCAGGCCAACACGGCGCTGAAGAACGGCGAGTGGAAGCGCTCGAAGTACACGGGCGTCGAGCTGGCCGAGAAGACCCTCGGTGTCGTCGGCCTCGGCCGCATCGGCGCCCTGGTCGCGCAGCGCATGTCGGCGTTCGGCATGAAGGTCGTCGCGTACGACCCCTACGTGCAGCCCGCGCGCGCCGCGCAGATGGGTGTGAAGGTCCTGTCCCTCGACGAGCTGCTCGAGGTCTCGGACTTCATCACCGTCCACCTGCCGAAGACCCCCGAGACCCTCGGTCTCATCGGCGACGAGGCGCTGCACAAGGTCAAGCCGTCGGTGCGGATCGTCAACGCCGCGCGTGGCGGGATCGTCGACGAGGAGGCGCTGTACTCGGCGCTCAAGGAGGGCCGCGTCGCGGGCGCCGGCCTGGACGTGTACTCCAAGGAGCCCTGCACGGACTCCCCGCTCTTCGAGCTCGACGAGGTCGTGTGCACCCCGCACCTCGGCGCCTCCACGGACGAGGCGCAGGAGAAGGCCGGTATCTCCGTAGCCCGTTCGGTGCGCCTCGCCCTCGCCGGTGAGCTGGTCCCGGACGCGGTGAATGTCCAGGGCGGCGTCATCGCCGAGGACGTCAAGCCGGGCCTGCCGCTCGCCGAGCGCCTCGGCCGTATCTTCACCGCCCTCGCGGGCGAGGTCGCGGTCCGCCTCGACGTCGAGGTGTACGGCGAGATCACCCAGCACGACGTCAAGGTGCTCGAACTCTCCGCGCTCAAGGGTGTCTTCGAGGACGTCGTCGACGAGACGGTGTCGTACGTCAACGCCCCGCTGTTCGCGCAGGAGCGCGGCGTCGAGGTCCGTCTGACCACGTCGAGCGAGTCCCCGGACCACCGCAACGTCGTCACCGTGCGCGGCACGCTCAGCGACGGCCAGGAGGTCTCGGTCTCCGGCACGCTCGCCGGTCCCAAGCACCTCCAGAAGATCGTCGCGGTCGGCGACTACGACGTGGACCTGGCCCTCGCCGACCACATGGTCGTGCTGCGCTACGAGGACCGTCCCGGTGTCGTCGGCACCGTCGGCCGCATCCTCGGCGAGGCGGGCATCAACATCGCCGGCATGCAGGTCGCCCGTGCGGCCGCCGGCGGCGAGGCCCTCGCGGTCCTCACCGTCGACGACACGGTCCCGCAGGCCGTCCTGTCCGAGGTCGCCGAGGAGATCGGCGCCACGTCGGCGCGGTCGGTGAACCTCGTCTGA
- a CDS encoding acetolactate synthase large subunit, with protein sequence MPMTEQATGAHHPQPRPRSGGQQSAPEHVTGAQSLIRSLEEVGADTVFGIPGGAILPAYDPLMDSKRVRHVLVRHEQGAGHAATGYAQATGRVGVCMATSGPGATNLVTPIADAHMDSVPMVAITGQVASKAIGTDAFQEADIVGITMPITKHNFLVTKAEDIPRTIAEAFHIASTGRPGPVLVDIAKDALQAQTTFQWPPTQDLPGYRPVTKPHAKQIREAAKLITQAKRPVLYVGGGVLKAKATAELKVLAELTGAPVTTTLMALGAFPDSHPLHVGMPGMHGAVTAVTALQKADLIVALGARFDDRVTGKLDSFAPFAKIVHADIDPAEIGKNRAADVPIVGDAREVIADLVQAVQKEHSEGHAGDYTAWWNDLNRWRETYPLGYDQPENGSLSPQQVIERIGQLAPEGTIFAAGVGQHQMWAAHYVQYEQPATWLNSGGAGTMGYAVPAAMGAKAGQPDRTVWAIDGDGCFQMTNQELTTCSLNNIPIKVAIINNGALGMVRQWQTLFYNQRYSNTVLHSGPDATGKEPSAGTRVPDFVKLSEAMGCYAIRCESVDDLDKVIEEANSINDRPVVIDFIVHEDAMVWPMVAAGTSNDEIMAARDVRPDFGDNEDD encoded by the coding sequence ATGCCGATGACCGAGCAGGCCACCGGGGCCCACCATCCGCAGCCGCGGCCCCGTTCCGGAGGACAGCAGTCCGCCCCCGAGCACGTCACGGGTGCGCAGTCCCTCATCCGCTCGCTTGAGGAGGTCGGGGCCGACACGGTATTCGGCATTCCCGGCGGTGCGATCCTCCCGGCCTACGACCCGCTGATGGACTCGAAGCGCGTGCGGCACGTGCTCGTCCGCCACGAGCAGGGCGCGGGTCACGCGGCCACCGGTTACGCGCAGGCCACCGGCAGGGTCGGCGTGTGCATGGCCACCAGCGGCCCGGGTGCCACCAACCTGGTGACGCCGATCGCCGACGCCCACATGGACTCCGTGCCCATGGTCGCGATCACCGGCCAGGTCGCCTCCAAGGCGATCGGCACGGACGCCTTCCAGGAGGCGGACATCGTCGGCATCACCATGCCGATCACCAAGCACAACTTCCTGGTGACCAAGGCCGAGGACATCCCGCGGACGATCGCGGAGGCCTTCCACATCGCCTCCACCGGCCGCCCGGGTCCCGTCCTCGTCGACATCGCCAAGGACGCCCTCCAGGCGCAGACCACCTTCCAGTGGCCGCCCACGCAGGACCTGCCCGGCTACCGCCCGGTGACCAAGCCGCACGCCAAGCAGATCCGCGAGGCCGCGAAGCTGATCACCCAGGCGAAGCGGCCCGTCCTCTACGTCGGCGGCGGCGTCCTCAAGGCGAAGGCCACCGCCGAGCTGAAGGTCCTCGCAGAACTCACCGGAGCGCCCGTCACCACCACCCTGATGGCGCTCGGCGCATTCCCCGACAGCCACCCGCTGCACGTGGGAATGCCGGGCATGCACGGTGCGGTCACCGCCGTCACCGCGCTGCAGAAGGCCGACCTGATCGTCGCCCTCGGAGCCCGCTTCGACGACCGTGTCACCGGCAAGCTGGACAGCTTCGCCCCGTTCGCCAAGATCGTGCACGCCGACATCGACCCGGCGGAGATCGGCAAGAACCGCGCCGCCGACGTGCCGATCGTCGGTGACGCCCGCGAGGTCATCGCCGACCTGGTCCAGGCCGTGCAGAAGGAGCACAGCGAGGGTCACGCCGGCGACTACACCGCCTGGTGGAACGATCTGAACCGCTGGCGCGAGACCTACCCGCTCGGCTACGACCAGCCGGAGAACGGCTCGCTCTCGCCGCAGCAGGTCATCGAGCGCATCGGACAGCTCGCGCCCGAGGGCACGATCTTCGCGGCGGGCGTCGGCCAGCACCAGATGTGGGCCGCGCACTACGTCCAGTACGAGCAGCCCGCGACCTGGCTGAACTCCGGCGGCGCCGGAACGATGGGCTACGCGGTCCCGGCCGCGATGGGTGCCAAGGCGGGGCAGCCGGACCGTACGGTCTGGGCGATCGACGGTGACGGCTGCTTCCAGATGACCAATCAGGAACTCACCACCTGCTCCCTGAACAACATCCCGATCAAGGTCGCCATCATCAACAACGGCGCCCTCGGGATGGTCCGCCAGTGGCAGACCCTCTTCTACAACCAGCGCTACTCCAACACCGTGCTGCACTCCGGCCCGGATGCGACCGGCAAGGAGCCGAGCGCCGGCACCCGCGTCCCCGACTTCGTGAAGCTGTCGGAGGCCATGGGCTGCTACGCGATCCGCTGCGAGTCCGTGGACGACCTCGACAAGGTCATCGAAGAGGCGAACTCGATCAACGACCGCCCGGTCGTGATCGACTTCATCGTCCACGAGGACGCCATGGTGTGGCCGATGGTCGCCGCCGGCACCTCGAACGACGAGATCATGGCCGCCCGGGACGTCCGCCCCGACTTCGGCGACAACGAAGACGACTGA